The segment ATTGCAGATGTATATATCAATGCGGAATCGCAAATAATTGTCACAGTCCCTGTCTGAATATTATTCGACAAACTAGTCGTATGCCAGAATGAATTAAACAATCTATTGCATCGGATAGGATCTGTATCAGAAATAAATCTATGAACCATTATTGTATCAGCAGGAGTATATAAACCAAAATCATTTCCACTAATATCATCCGGCGGAACTGTAATGGAATAAAATGTTGAAGGAGTAGTAAGAGTGAAGTTCGCCGGCACCACAATTGAATCCGTAAATGTTCCGGATCCCAGATGTCCACTATATTTACCCGTATAATCAGTCTGCAAAATAGTCCCGCCCGGATTAATATGTACAGACTGAAAAGCAATACCGTTCTCTAATGTATCACGACTTCCATTTTGGTTAGCATCAAAGTAAATATACCCTTCAAGCAACGTTTCCTCTATATAAAAAGTACTTGTTATACGATCATAAGTGTCAAACGTATTTCTAACATGAAGCGTATAATATCCGGGTGCTGCCGTCTGTGGAATACTGAATGTTGCATCAAGAGAATCTGCAAAACCCAGGTAAGGAACATGCGCGAACATGTTATAAGTTGTAGCATTGATCTGATATAACCCCTGAGTCATATAGATAAGATAACTACTCCCCATTCCGGAGCTGATCGTCAAAATTGCACCCGGTGCAGTTATTCTGGTCACAAGAGTTTCTCCTCTCCTCCCATGATTAGGGTTCTGAGAAATAGCAGAAAGAGAAATAAGCAACAAAAATAATAGTAGATAATTCTTCATATGATCCGGCTTTTGAGAGTAACATTGTAATGATACTTAAAATTCAATTCCCAATAACCTGGAATTATGCTGACAGGCATCAGTAATAGGTCAATGGATGATTCTGATGGATGGGAAGAAAGCTGCCTATAGGCCAGACGTCATTAGCACTTACCATTTTTACGTCGATGCGATTAGTTTGTATATAAATGAAATTTATTTCATCTTTAAATTTTTAATTACAAGCAAATCAATAAAACCAACGAATGACATCACTAACAAAAAACAGAATCGAATCTCTTGACCTTTTAAAAGGTATAGTGATGATAATTATGGCACTTGACCATACAAGAGACTATTTTAATGCATCTGCATTTTTGTTTAGTCCGTCAGACCCAACAAAATCAACTTTAGCAATATTTTTTACAAGATTTATAACTCACTTTTGTGCACCTACATTTTGTTTTCTTGCGGGAGTTTCTGCATTTATGGTTGGGAAAAGGAAATCGAAAAAAGACCTTTCATTATTTTTAATAAAGCGGGGGATTTGGCTGATATTTATTGAACTTACAGTGGTAACGTTTGGATGGCAATTTGATCTTCAATTTAGAATAAACGGAACTGCAGTTATTGCAATGTTGGGTTTAAGTATGATCATACTATCCGCTTTGATTTATCTTCCAAGAAACTTTTTAATTGCGTTTTGTTGCGTAATAATTTTTGGTCACAACCTGCTCGATAATATTTCAATTAGTAACAATTTTTTATGGGCGAGTATACACCAGCAGGAAATCATTTCTTATCCTGATGGGTTTAAATTTTACATTGATTATCCTATCATTCCATGGTTCGCTGTCATGGCTCTCGGCTACTGTTTTGGAACATTCTATGACAAATCTTTTGAAAGTAATAAACGAAAAAGGGTTTTCAGCACAATTGGATTATCGGCAGTAGTACTATTTTTTGTTTTGCGGGCAATTGATATTTACGGTGACAAAATTCATTGGACAAATTATGCAAATATTCAGATGACGATAATGTCGTTCTTTCAAATTTCAAAATATCCGCCATCCTTATTGTATCTGTTGATTACATTAGGTTTCATGCTTTTGTTTCTTGCCTATTCAGAAAATTTAAAAGGCAGAGTAGTTTCTTTTTGTACCACTTTCGGCAGAGTGCCATTCTTTTATTACATCATTCACCTTTATATTATCCATATGTTGGCTGCAATTTTTGCAAAACTCTCAGGCTACGGATGGAAATTATTGGTTTTACCTGATTGGATATTAGGATTACCAACTGTGAAAGGATATGGTTTCAGCCTGTCCGTAGTATATGTTGTATGGATCTGCGTAATTGGAATTACCTATCCGCTTTGTAAGTGGTACGACAGTTATAAAATGCGTCATCCGGAAAAAAAGTGGTTGAGTTATTTGTAAACATGTTTAAAATTAATCACATGAAAATATCAGTAGAAAGAAATTTTTAAGCCGATTAGGAATGGGTGTTGGTGGGACTTTTTTGGGTACAAGCTTAATAGCCGGTTTTAAAACTGCAGATAATGATGATTGTAAAATAACTCCTATACAGGAATTAGGACCTTATCCTGCAATTAAATATCGGACACAACCTGACTTACAATGTTGATTTGACAAAAATTGAAGGACATACAAGGATAGCCCAGGGACAAATTATTACAGTCTTCGGTAAAATTGCCAATAAAAGATGAATTTCAAGCATGGGCTTTTTATCGTTCATCCAACGCTTTATGAGGGATCAATCCGGTGCAATCGCAAATCTCAAATTGCATTTCGGTACCGGCTATGATATAATAAGAGGTATGAGACAAAGCAACCGCTACTATTTTAATTTGATACTTTTAAATTTCAAAATAGAATTAGAAAGAATAAGCCCGACACATCCTCGGGCTTATTACTATTTGAATTATTATTTCCGAATAATGATTGGTTTAGTAATCACGTCAAATTGCGAAACAATCTGTGCCAGATAAAATCCATTTCTAACTTCGTCGATACAAATATTATTTTCAAGTGATAATAGTCTTTCGTAGCGTAAAACTTTGCCACTCATATCTATTAATTTGAAAATTAAATTTCCATTCATTGATTCTTTTAATGTAATTGTCAAATTGTTGGTTGCCGGATTTGGGAAAATCAAGACGTTATCATTTATTCTATTTTGAAAAACCGTTGAAGATGTAAGATCGCTCAATCCTCTTTTCCATACCGAATGTGTTTCAGTTGCAGCAAAAACAGTGTCACCGATTATTAGCAGATCGTTGATCTTATATAAATAGCCGGGTCTGTCATAGCTAATCCAATTCATACCATTGTTAAAGCTTATGAACATATTTCCATAGTGATTATTAAAACTATTTATACTAATAACTATTGTATCGGATTTCGCCGCAATAGATTGTGCAGAGGGGTTAACAGGTAGTCCATTGTTTAATGTATTCCATGTATTCCCTGTATCAGAGCTTATATAAATTCCATTCTCTGTTGACGCTAACAAATCCGTACCTCTTATAATTATTTTTGTAATGTCAATCGCCGGAGCCATACCTGTATCAGACCTGCTCCAGGTTAATCCACCATCATCAGATTTAAATAAACCTTGTCGGAAACTCGCGCCAAAATAATAACCTCCAAATGAAATGATAGACTTTAAACTATTTTGGAATCCCGGGAAGCTTGTCCAAGTTGCCCCATTATCCGATGACCTTATCATACCTGCATAATTACCGGCAAATACAAGTGAGTCAACAGTAGATACATCGATCACTATAGTGCTATCCATTATGCTATGCAATACCTGCCATGATGCTCCTGAATCACTGCTTTGAAATATTCCCCGATCACTATTTGTTCCGGCATACATAAATTCACTGTTCGCAGCAATTGATCTTACAAACAAACTTGCATATGCAGGGATGTTAAGTCCGCTTCCGGATGGTAACCATGTATTTCCATTATCTGTACTCTTATGAATTCCATTTGGACCAACATCCCCACAGTAAATTGCGTTGTTATATTTCAAAAAACAATAAACACGAACGTTGGCCAATCCAATATTCATTTCCCGCCAGGTTCCTCCGTAATCTGAACTCTTGTAAATGCTGGCTCCCATTGAACTCATGACGTATATATCACTTCCGGAATTTGTTAATCCCGATAGAAAATATTCCGTTGGAATTTCATATGAACAGGAAGTCCACGTTACTCCATCATCAAGACTTCTATAGATATAGTTTTTAAGTCTGGTTCCGGAGGTATCTCTGAGAATAGTTAATAGGGTGTCACCGAACGAAACAATATCAGCAGGAAGGAAATTAAAAATTGTCGCTGAAGAATCCCATGTTTCAGCTTTGTCTGATGATTTAAAAAGTTTCTTGTCATATGTCGTAACTAAAAATTCATTGTCTCTCACTACAAATCCTGTAACGTTGCGGGGAAATTTATTTTGCCACCATAAAGTATTTACCTGCTTATAAATACCTTCGGATGAAGAAGCATATAATGTATCATCCACAACAAATAATTTATTAAATACCTCATTTGGTCCCAGGCCAAGGCCGCCTGTAACAAATGTATTTCCTCTGTCAAGTGATTTATCAATGCCGCCTTCATAGGCTATGTATAAAACTCCTTTTACTGAAAAAAGCGTTAAATAATTTCTGAAATATGATGTTCTTG is part of the Bacteroidota bacterium genome and harbors:
- a CDS encoding T9SS type A sorting domain-containing protein translates to MFYKISINRFSLIIISSFLFLSGIAKAEWMQTSGPGGGSCTGLSIVGDTIYAGNGAYIISGGYPTVSTLFMSIDHGETWIADTSGFSGTINSVCAIGDTVFASTHQGNLYRKIGSVWTRTSYFRNYLTLFSVKGVLYIAYEGGIDKSLDRGNTFVTGGLGLGPNEVFNKLFVVDDTLYASSSEGIYKQVNTLWWQNKFPRNVTGFVVRDNEFLVTTYDKKLFKSSDKAETWDSSATIFNFLPADIVSFGDTLLTILRDTSGTRLKNYIYRSLDDGVTWTSCSYEIPTEYFLSGLTNSGSDIYVMSSMGASIYKSSDYGGTWREMNIGLANVRVYCFLKYNNAIYCGDVGPNGIHKSTDNGNTWLPSGSGLNIPAYASLFVRSIAANSEFMYAGTNSDRGIFQSSDSGASWQVLHSIMDSTIVIDVSTVDSLVFAGNYAGMIRSSDNGATWTSFPGFQNSLKSIISFGGYYFGASFRQGLFKSDDGGLTWSRSDTGMAPAIDITKIIIRGTDLLASTENGIYISSDTGNTWNTLNNGLPVNPSAQSIAAKSDTIVISINSFNNHYGNMFISFNNGMNWISYDRPGYLYKINDLLIIGDTVFAATETHSVWKRGLSDLTSSTVFQNRINDNVLIFPNPATNNLTITLKESMNGNLIFKLIDMSGKVLRYERLLSLENNICIDEVRNGFYLAQIVSQFDVITKPIIIRK
- a CDS encoding DUF1624 domain-containing protein, yielding MTSLTKNRIESLDLLKGIVMIIMALDHTRDYFNASAFLFSPSDPTKSTLAIFFTRFITHFCAPTFCFLAGVSAFMVGKRKSKKDLSLFLIKRGIWLIFIELTVVTFGWQFDLQFRINGTAVIAMLGLSMIILSALIYLPRNFLIAFCCVIIFGHNLLDNISISNNFLWASIHQQEIISYPDGFKFYIDYPIIPWFAVMALGYCFGTFYDKSFESNKRKRVFSTIGLSAVVLFFVLRAIDIYGDKIHWTNYANIQMTIMSFFQISKYPPSLLYLLITLGFMLLFLAYSENLKGRVVSFCTTFGRVPFFYYIIHLYIIHMLAAIFAKLSGYGWKLLVLPDWILGLPTVKGYGFSLSVVYVVWICVIGITYPLCKWYDSYKMRHPEKKWLSYL